The Arvicanthis niloticus isolate mArvNil1 chromosome 8, mArvNil1.pat.X, whole genome shotgun sequence genome segment GAACAAGgaattattttcaaaacaggTAATATCTCCCAGAATCCAGCCACATGGAGAGGCAACTACCAAGTGCAACGGGGATGTTATCGTGGGTCTTGCGCATGGAGAAACCCAAGACCTTCTGGGCAAATTAGAGAGGCAGCAGGGAAATCCCACACAAGAAAGACGACATAAATGTGATGAATGTGGGAAAAGCTTTGCTCAGAACTCAGGCCTTGTTCGCCACTGGAGaatacacactggagagaaaccctatcagTGTAATGTGTGCAGTAAAGCCTTCAGTTACAGGTCAGCCCTCCTTTCCCATCAGGATATCCACAATAAAGTGAAGCGCTATCACTGCAAGGAATGTGGTAAGGCCTTCAGTCAGAACACAGGCTTGATCCTGCACCAGAGAAtccacactggggagaagccctATCAATGTAATCAGTGCGGGAAGGCCTTTAGTCAGAGTGCAGGCCTTATTTTGCACCAGAGAATTCACAGTGGGGAGAGaccatatgaatgtaatgaatgtggaaaaGCGTTCAGTCATAGTTCACACCTCATTGGACATCAGAGAATTCACACTGGGGAGAAACCGTATGAGTGTGATGAGTGTGGGAAAACCTTCAGACGGAGCTCACATCTTATTGGCCATCAAAGAAGCCACACTGGggagaaaccctacaaatgcaATGAGTGTGGGAGGGCCTTCAGTCAGAAGTCCGGCCTTATTGAACATCagagaatacatactggagaaagACCCTATAAGTGTAAAGAATGTGGGAAAGCTTTTAATGGGAACACTGGTCTCATTCAGCATCTGAGAATACATACAGGGGAGAAGCCCTATCAGTGCAAcgaatgtgggaaagcctttatTCAGAGATCCAGTCTCATTCGGCATCAGAGAATCCACAGTGCAGAAAAGCCTGAAACCACAGGAGTTTAGGAGAAGCTTTGGTT includes the following:
- the LOC117714349 gene encoding zinc finger protein with KRAB and SCAN domains 8 isoform X2, which gives rise to MATESRKPSSAPSPPDQAPEEDLVIVKIEEDHGWDEESSVHENNTPGQELFRLRFRQLCYQETLGPREALIQLRAFCHQWLRPDLNSKEQILELLVLEQFLTILPEELQALVKEHQLENGEEVVTLLEDLERQINVLGQPVSTHTHGHRVLWDEVRPSKSTSEPPSIHIQPLATMPKSPGPQKLQDRGERPNFTYKDGETRSENKELFSKQVISPRIQPHGEATTKCNGDVIVGLAHGETQDLLGKLERQQGNPTQERRHKCDECGKSFAQNSGLVRHWRIHTGEKPYQCNVCSKAFSYRSALLSHQDIHNKVKRYHCKECGKAFSQNTGLILHQRIHTGEKPYQCNQCGKAFSQSAGLILHQRIHSGERPYECNECGKAFSHSSHLIGHQRIHTGEKPYECDECGKTFRRSSHLIGHQRSHTGEKPYKCNECGRAFSQKSGLIEHQRIHTGERPYKCKECGKAFNGNTGLIQHLRIHTGEKPYQCNECGKAFIQRSSLIRHQRIHSAEKPETTGV
- the LOC117714349 gene encoding zinc finger protein with KRAB and SCAN domains 8 isoform X1; the encoded protein is MATESRKPSSAPSPPDQAPEEDLVIVKIEEDHGWDEESSVHENNTPGQELFRLRFRQLCYQETLGPREALIQLRAFCHQWLRPDLNSKEQILELLVLEQFLTILPEELQALVKEHQLENGEEVVTLLEDLERQINVLGQPVSTHTHGHRVLWDEVRPSKSTSEPPSIHIQPLATMPKSPGPQKLQDRGERPNFTYKAMSSSQKPTPSQKGSSGDQEVTARLLTAGFQTLEKIEDMAVSLIREEWLLDPSQKDLSRDNRPEKYRNMFSLDGETRSENKELFSKQVISPRIQPHGEATTKCNGDVIVGLAHGETQDLLGKLERQQGNPTQERRHKCDECGKSFAQNSGLVRHWRIHTGEKPYQCNVCSKAFSYRSALLSHQDIHNKVKRYHCKECGKAFSQNTGLILHQRIHTGEKPYQCNQCGKAFSQSAGLILHQRIHSGERPYECNECGKAFSHSSHLIGHQRIHTGEKPYECDECGKTFRRSSHLIGHQRSHTGEKPYKCNECGRAFSQKSGLIEHQRIHTGERPYKCKECGKAFNGNTGLIQHLRIHTGEKPYQCNECGKAFIQRSSLIRHQRIHSAEKPETTGV